The following proteins come from a genomic window of Aspergillus oryzae RIB40 DNA, chromosome 4:
- a CDS encoding TFIIH/NER complex ATPase/helicase subunit SSL2 (RNA polymerase II transcription initiation/nucleotide excision repair factor TFIIH, 3'-5' helicase subunit SSL2), with amino-acid sequence MPIKRKATDSGRSSRASKRATPVPDIQDVDSSDEFSEYDPKEDSLNEVVDKFSLESFSNKKSSAVQKQDPNFGYKDFSSLPLKPDHANRPLWIDPLKGTITLESFSPLAPQAQDFLTTIAEPLSRPTHLHEYRLTGNSLYAAVSVGLQPQDIINFLDRLSKTPLPDTIKSFIIDFTKSYGKIKVVLKHNRFFVESTDPSMLQMLLQDEVIGAQRVQGGSAGIIQQAAPKMGGLVIPGTKDAAGVKQSTDQQQPADDNQGEKRQEDDLLLAIRDEDDDEEQAQVHSFEIPNEAVEPVKARCQAMGCPALEEYDFRNDEINPTLDIDLKPQARIRSYQEKSLSKMFGNGRAKSGIIVLPCGAGKTLVGITAACTIKKGTIILCTSSMSVVQWRNEFLRWSNIDPGDIAVFTSDNKEKFRRSTGIIVSTYSMVSQTRARSHDAQKMMDWIQSREWGLMILDEVHVVPASMFRKVTSAIATQSKLGLTATLLREDDKIKDLNFLIGPKLYEANWMELAEQGHIAKVQCAEVWCPMTTEFYSEYMREKSRKAALLYIMNPRKFQACQFLIDYHEKRGDKVIVFSDNVYALERYALKLNKAYIYGGTPQNERMRILENFQHNEQVNTIFLSKIGDTSLDLPEATCLIQISSHYGSRRQEAQRLGRILRAKRRNDEGFNAFFYSLVSKDTDEMFYSSKRQAFLVDQGYAFKVITHLQGIENLEGLAYATPSERRELLQEVMLQNETSADVEAVTDDLFSERSGGPRAKKGAVKRSAATLSGLAGGEDMAYIEYNKSRNKQLKDKVGHHPLFRKIERERQKRKKEMEEFGMH; translated from the exons ATGCCTATTAAGCGCAAGGCAACCGACA GCGGTCGGTCAAGTAGAGCTTCGAAGCGTGCGACCCCGGTACCTGACATCCAGGATGTCGATAGTAGCGATGAATTTTCCGAATACGACCCAAAGGAAGATAGCCTGAATG AGGTTGTCGACAAGTTCTCCCTCGAATCGTTCAGTAACAAGAAGAGCTCTGCCGTCCAGAAGCAAGATCCAAATTTCGGCTACAAGGACTTTTCGTCGCTCCCTCTGAAACCGGATCACGCAAACCGTCCGCTATGGATCGACCCTTTGAAAGGAACCATCACGTTGGAGAGCTTCTCGCCCTTGGCTCCTCAGGCGCAGGATTTCCTGACCACCATCGCCGAACCGCTGTCACGTCCGACCCATCTGCACGAATACAGGTTGACGGGAAACAGTTTGTATGCGGCTGTCTCGGTTGGTCTCCAGCCtcaggatatcatcaacttCCTTGACCGGTTGTCGAAGACGCCCCTCCCGGATACAATTAaatccttcatcatcgattTTACGAAGTCATACGGAAAGATCAAGGTCGTGTTGAAACATAATCGCTTCTTCGTGGAAAGTACCGATCCATCCATGTTGCAGATGCTTCTGCAGGATGAAGTCATTGGGGCTCAGAGAGTTCAGGGCGGGTCGGCCGGTATCATCCAGCAAGCTGCTCCAAAGATGGGTGGACTTGTTATCCCTGGTACCAAGGATGCAGCAGGAGTGAAGCAGAGTACGGACCAGCAGCAACCGGCAGATGATAACCAAGGAGAGAAGCGCCAGGAGGATGATTTACTTTTGGCCATTcgcgatgaagatgatgatgaagagcaagctcAGGTTCACAGCTTTGAAATTCCGAATGAAGCAGTGGAACCTGTTAAGGCCCGCTGCCAGGCAATGGGGTGTCCAGCATTAGAAGAGTATGACTTTCGGAACGACGAAATCAATCCCACTTTGGATATCGACTTGAAGCCGCAAGCTCGAATTCGAAGTTATCaggagaagagcttgagTAAGATGTTCGGTAACGGACGTGCTAAGAGTGGTATCATTGTCCTTCCTTGTGGTGCCGGAAAGACCCTAGTCGGTATCACGGCTGCTTGCACTATCAAGAAGGGCACAATAATTCTTTGTACTAGCTCCATGTCTGTGGTCCAATGGAGAAATGAGTTCCTGCGGTGGTCGAATATTGACCCAGGTGATATTGCTGTTTTCACCTCTGACAACAAGGAGAAGTTCCGCAGATCGACCGGTATCATTGTTTCGACATATTCAATGGTTTCCCAAACAAGAGCCCGGTCTCATGACGCACAGAAAATGATGGACTGGATTCAATCGCGTGAATGGGGTCTAATGATTCTTGATGAGGTGCACGTGGTGCCTGCATCTATGTTCCGTAAAGTTACATCGGCTATCGCGACCCAAAGCAAGCTCGGGTTGACTGCTACTCTCTTGCGTGAAGATGACAAGATTAAAGATTTGAACTTTTTGATTGGTCCGAAGTTATACGAAGCGAACTGGATGGAACTTGCGGAGCAAGGGCACATTGCCAAGGTCCAATGCGCTGAGGTGTGGTGTCCTATGACTACGGAATTTTACTCGGAGTATATGAGAGAAAAATCGAGAAAGGCAGCTTTACTCTACATCATGAATCCACGGAAGTTTCAAGCTTGCCAATTCCTCATTGACTACCATGAAAAGCGTGGAGACAAGGTTATTGTGTTCTCTGATAATGTCTATGCTCTTGAGCGTTACGCGCTTAAGTTGAATAAGGCGTACATTTATGGTGGCACTCCCCAGAATGAGCGTATGCGGATTTTGGAGAACTTTCAGCACAACGAGCAAGTCAACACCATCTTCCTGTCGAAGATCGGAGACACATCCTTGGatttgcctgaggcaacctGTCTGATTCAGATTTCATCACACTACGGTTCCCGtcgtcaagaagctcaacggCTGGGCCGAATTCTGCGAGCTAAGCGTCGTAACGACGAGGGCTTCAATGCATTCTTCTACTCTCTTGTTTCAAAAGATACGGACGAGATGTTCTATTCTTCCAAACGAcaagctttccttgtcgaCCAAGGCTACGCTTTCAAAGTTATCACCCATCTTCAAGGCATTGAAAATCTGGAGGGACTCGCTTACGCAACCCCTAGTGAACGACGCGAGCTTTTACAGGAGGTCATGCTGCAAAATGAAACGTCtgcggatgttgaagccGTAACTGATGACTTGTTCTCTGAACGTTCTGGTGGTCCAAGGGCTAAGAAGGGAGCCGTCAAACGCAGTGCAGCTACCCTTAGCGGCTTGGCCGGTGGAGAGGACATGGCATATATTGAGTACAACAAGAGCAGGAACAAGCAGCTGAAGGACAAAGTGGGACACCATCCACTGTTCCGCAAGATAGAGCGGGAGCgtcagaagaggaagaaggaaatggaggaATTTGGCATGCATTGA
- a CDS encoding uncharacterized protein (predicted protein), translated as MNTSAHRVGWGTLCVAGGGAYYFAKKSINADRAARYEAENKRKSKLAQMEAEYRRQSTYNEKVPTPSESPSLKRANMAQFQSAADDVASPSAEASHDPAPTRHEPESEADRVLEKGKYEAAQPFRPPRGNRFS; from the exons ATGAATACG TCGGCACACAGGGTAGGCTGGGGTACTCTCTGCGTCG CTGGCGGCGGAGCCTATTATTTCGCTAAGAAATCGATTAATGCGGACCGAGCTGCTCGATATGAAGCAGAGAACAAGCGCAAATCGAAGCTCGCGCAGATGGAAGCCGAGTACCGACGCCAGTCGACTTACAACGAGAAAGTCCCGACCCCGTCCGAATCCCCTAGCTTGAAACGGGCCAACATGGCGCAGTTCCAGAGCGCAGCAGACGATGTAGCCTCACCAAGCGCAGAGGCCAGCCACGATCCTGCCCCAACTCGTCACGAGCCCGAATCCGAAGCAGACCGGGTgctggagaaaggaaaatacGAGGCTGCTCAACCGTTCCGACCTCCCCGAGGCAATCGATTCAGCTGA
- a CDS encoding uncharacterized protein (predicted protein) has product MTNFLRFWLSFSLLVTLSLQQSAPLVFRDFESPKIAGKQLLVRGARYHNESHHVHLEPQRKDSFHWTGKFICSATKIKIIQGVSQLLTSTTASQNGQPAFAEFAVETDDDTSVVSMERFKSLLKSVHCTNTSMAVNFKNQKSFEYTKRAWNWVNDIERNTLIVVAGTGQCGWNTHRVPFAVSKIEFDDHTKTANLQARRSEWKDVFHSFELSVGRVAKEEVHDACVAPQHTKRKEHQRTMTMSFDHPWNLPQKDFSTPEDAFSLTLSCDQCGTKGSFELGFYLRNENHIPKAATFTLTPHGVSARIGPKLTLSGDLTEEYSQQFDLAKIPIYGYSIPGVLDLGPEIVFSFGISVGPVAGSASVSSGIDISLLDSAELKIDLLSPHVVHSGWTPQVRTEPVKVDAQIEAGINIHAKAAIQLAAEALGMYS; this is encoded by the coding sequence ATGACAAACTTTCTTCGTTTTTGGCTCTCTTTCAGCCTTTTGGTCACCCTTTCGCTTCAGCAAAGCGCGCCCTTGGTATTCCGCGATTTCGAATCACCTAAAATAGCTGGAAAGCAACTCCTAGTGAGAGGTGCACGATATCACAATGAGTCGCACCATGTTCATCTGGAACCTCAAAGGAAAGATTCTTTCCATTGGACTGGTAAGTTTATTTGTTCAGCGACCAAGATTAAAATAATTCAGGGGGTCTCTCAACTTCTAACCTCTACAACAGCTTCCCAAAACGGACAGCCCGCTTTCGCCGAATTTGCTGTAGAAACCGATGATGACACAAGCGTTGTGTCTATGGAAAGATTCAAATCTTTGCTGAAGTCAGTTCATTGTACCAATACTAGTATGGCTGTCAACTTCAAAAACCAGAAGTCATTCGAATACACCAAGCGTGCATGGAACTGGGTCAATGACATTGAACGAAACACCCTTATTGTGGTCGCCGGAACTGGTCAGTGTGGATGGAATACACATAGAGTACCCTTTGCCGTGTCAAAAATTGAGTTTGACGACCACACCAAAACTGCAAATTTGCAGGCTCGACGATCAGAATGGAAGGatgttttccattcctttgAGCTTTCAGTGGGCAGAGTGGCTAAAGAAGAAGTGCACGATGCATGTGTCGCGCCGCAGcacacaaaaagaaaagagcaccAGAGAACCATGACCATGAGTTTTGATCATCCGTGGAATCTTCCTCAAAAGGACTTTTCTACTCCTGAAGACGCCTTCTCTTTAACTTTGTCGTGCGATCAGTGTGGCACCAAAGGAAGCTTCGAACTTGGTTTCTACCTTAGGAACGAAAACCATATACCCAAGGCCGCAACATTCACGCTTACACCTCACGGCGTGTCTGCAAGAATAGGGCCCAAATTGACATTAAGTGGAGACTTGACCGAAGAATACTCTCAGCAGTTCGACCTTGCGAAAATACCAATATACGGGTATTCGATCCCTGGTGTCTTAGATCTGGGGCCGGAAATTGTCTTTAGCTTTGGTATCAGCGTGGGTCCGGTCGCTGGTTCTGCGTCTGTTTCCTCGGGGATAGACATCAGCCTTCTGGACTCTGCAGAGCTCAAAATTGACCTTCTCTCACCTCATGTAGTGCACTCAGGGTGGACCCCCCAAGTTCGTACTGAACCGGTGAAGGTAGATGCTCAGATTGAAGCCGGCATCAATATCCATGCCAAAGCTGCGATCCAATTAGCCGCTGAGGCTCTTGGTATGTATagctga